The Streptomyces sp. NL15-2K genome contains a region encoding:
- a CDS encoding MFS transporter, protein MSSSPVETADTATVSTLPSADTPPRHRWWILAVIGMAQLMVVLDATIVNIALPSAQKDLGFSDGDRQWVVTAYALAFGSLLLLGGRIGDLFGRKMTFLVGLVGFAGASALGGAATSFEMLIVARAGQGVFGALLAPAALALLTTTFTDAKERAKAFGVYGAIAGAGGAIGLLLGGLLTEYADWRWTLYVNLVFAAVAFVGGVLLLQRTTRDKSATLDIPGALLVGGGLFALVYGFSNAESHDWSSPQTWGWLAAGAVLLAAFTWWQTRSTHPLLPLRVLLDRNRGASFISVLISGAGMFGVFLFLTYYLQQSLGYTPVETGLAFLPMTATLMIGATLATSVLIPRLGPKPVVPLGMGLAAAGMVWLTGLDLSSSYTTHVLPPLLVAGLGLGLVIAPAMSLAVDGVDAEHSGVASATVNAMQQVGGSIGTALLNTLATSAAADYLVGKDPKDPAVQAQAGLEAYSTAYWWSAVFFAVGLVASVVLYRRGVPATDPDAAPVVHM, encoded by the coding sequence CCCGTAGAAACGGCCGACACGGCCACCGTGTCCACCCTCCCGTCCGCTGACACACCACCACGTCACCGCTGGTGGATCCTCGCCGTCATCGGCATGGCCCAGCTCATGGTCGTGCTGGACGCGACGATCGTGAACATCGCCCTGCCCTCCGCGCAGAAGGACCTGGGCTTCTCCGACGGTGACCGGCAGTGGGTCGTCACCGCCTACGCCCTCGCCTTCGGCAGCCTGCTCCTGCTCGGCGGCCGTATAGGCGACCTGTTCGGCCGCAAGATGACCTTCCTGGTCGGCCTGGTCGGCTTCGCCGGCGCTTCCGCCCTCGGTGGCGCCGCGACCAGCTTCGAGATGCTCATCGTCGCGCGGGCCGGGCAGGGTGTGTTCGGCGCGCTGCTCGCCCCGGCCGCGCTGGCCCTGCTGACCACGACCTTCACGGACGCCAAGGAACGCGCCAAGGCCTTCGGCGTCTACGGTGCCATCGCCGGCGCCGGCGGCGCCATCGGCCTGCTCCTCGGCGGCCTGCTCACCGAGTACGCCGACTGGCGCTGGACCCTCTACGTCAACCTCGTCTTCGCCGCCGTCGCCTTCGTCGGCGGTGTCCTCCTGCTCCAGCGCACCACCCGCGACAAGAGCGCAACGCTCGACATCCCCGGCGCCCTGCTCGTCGGCGGCGGCCTGTTCGCTTTGGTCTACGGCTTCTCCAACGCCGAAAGTCACGACTGGAGCTCCCCGCAGACCTGGGGGTGGCTGGCCGCCGGAGCCGTGCTGCTCGCCGCGTTCACCTGGTGGCAGACCCGCTCCACCCACCCCCTGCTCCCCCTGCGGGTCCTGCTCGACCGCAACCGCGGCGCCTCCTTCATCTCCGTGCTGATCAGCGGCGCCGGCATGTTCGGTGTCTTCCTCTTCCTCACCTACTACCTGCAGCAGAGCCTGGGCTACACCCCCGTCGAGACCGGGCTCGCCTTCCTGCCCATGACCGCCACGCTCATGATCGGCGCCACCCTCGCCACCAGCGTGCTGATCCCCCGCCTCGGCCCCAAGCCGGTGGTCCCGCTCGGCATGGGCCTGGCCGCCGCCGGCATGGTCTGGCTGACCGGCCTCGACCTCAGCAGCAGCTACACCACACACGTCCTGCCGCCGCTGCTGGTGGCGGGCCTCGGCCTCGGCCTGGTGATCGCCCCGGCCATGAGCCTGGCCGTCGACGGCGTGGACGCCGAGCACTCCGGTGTCGCCTCCGCCACCGTCAACGCCATGCAACAGGTCGGCGGCTCGATCGGCACGGCTCTGCTCAACACCCTCGCCACCAGCGCCGCCGCCGACTACCTCGTGGGCAAGGACCCCAAGGACCCTGCCGTCCAGGCCCAGGCCGGCCTGGAGGCCTACTCCACCGCCTACTGGTGGTCGGCCGTCTTCTTCGCCGTCGGCCTGGTCGCCAGCGTGGTCCTCTACCGACGCGGCGTACCCGCCACCGACCCCGACGCGGCGCCCGTCGTCCACATGTGA
- a CDS encoding lipocalin-like domain-containing protein, translating to MRPSCPPPRPRNNTRTAAPPASSTRGSRPRSPGRRPRRPHPDLRPRGQRVDLRHQLGEGGGHDFGITLSTATFPNTGQHVISVGVTDVTTGWFKEYQVPVATKNLDWAKTGLDIKTPDITWKGTTQNMSVKASTPWGSLDLQLKAKGPALKAAGTGSFPLYGKTNYEYALPSMQTTGTLSVQNKNYKVSGET from the coding sequence GTGCGGCCGTCCTGCCCACCGCCCAGGCCGCGGAACAATACAAGGACAGCCGCACCACCCGCGTCGTCAACGCGGGGATCCCGACCACGGTCGCCCGGACGCCGACCTCGCCGCCCACACCCTGACCTCCGACCCCGCGGACAGCGAGTCGATCTTCGCCACCAGCTGGGTGAGGGCGGCGGCCACGACTTCGGGATCACGCTGAGTACGGCGACGTTCCCCAACACAGGCCAGCACGTCATAAGCGTCGGCGTCACCGATGTCACCACCGGCTGGTTCAAGGAGTACCAGGTCCCGGTCGCCACGAAGAACCTGGACTGGGCCAAGACCGGACTCGACATCAAGACGCCCGACATCACCTGGAAGGGCACCACGCAGAACATGTCGGTGAAGGCGAGCACGCCGTGGGGCTCCCTCGACCTCCAGCTCAAGGCCAAGGGACCGGCCCTGAAGGCGGCCGGCACCGGATCCTTCCCCCTGTACGGCAAGACGAACTACGAGTACGCCCTGCCGTCCATGCAGACCACTGGCACTCTCTCCGTCCAGAACAAGAACTACAAGGTGTCCGGGGAGACCTGA
- a CDS encoding lipocalin family protein yields MRWTWMPIRLPGGDKLLVWDSVNSKGENAWATVMHPDGSYELAAVKPLDEGAHRIWTSPTSGNAYPTRWSIDIPALNTHLSVRVTGTDAQEFARRSAD; encoded by the coding sequence ATGCGCTGGACCTGGATGCCCATCCGCCTCCCGGGCGGCGACAAGCTCCTGGTGTGGGACTCCGTCAACAGCAAGGGGGAGAACGCCTGGGCCACGGTCATGCACCCGGACGGCTCCTACGAACTGGCGGCGGTCAAGCCACTCGACGAGGGCGCCCACCGGATCTGGACCAGCCCCACCAGCGGCAACGCCTACCCCACCCGCTGGAGCATCGACATCCCCGCGCTCAACACGCACCTCTCCGTACGCGTCACAGGCACCGACGCCCAGGAATTCGCGAGAAGGTCAGCGGACTGA
- a CDS encoding ATP-binding protein, producing MIDRLVRHADVLSLKGDSYRLKDRDIGRTPSAATG from the coding sequence ATGATCGACCGTCTCGTCCGTCACGCCGATGTGCTCTCCTTGAAGGGAGACTCCTACCGGCTCAAAGACCGCGACATCGGCCGCACACCGAGCGCGGCAACCGGGTGA
- a CDS encoding nucleotide disphospho-sugar-binding domain-containing protein yields MHATMQGTAPLVAAALGIPTVVHNFGVTAGLPYVEGMAAELADEYRARGVTGPPERTVLDVVPASLGGDGTGWRVRYVPFNGGGPVPADLVARGGRQRVVVTLGTALSRTAGARYVDRLTEQAATVDADFLLALGGADLTPLGELPPNVRPLSDWVPLAQLLAGCDAVVHHGGAGTMMAAAAVGIPQLFLPSGADHFTNAAAAVAQGFALRAEPQMVDGDLLDTLLNDDSLRKAALAMRDEIAALPSPADLVGDIEDLATAAR; encoded by the coding sequence GTGCACGCCACGATGCAAGGTACGGCGCCACTCGTCGCGGCCGCGCTGGGCATCCCCACGGTGGTGCACAACTTCGGTGTGACCGCGGGCCTGCCCTACGTCGAAGGGATGGCCGCCGAGTTGGCCGACGAGTACCGGGCCCGCGGGGTGACCGGGCCGCCCGAGCGCACCGTGCTCGACGTGGTCCCCGCCTCGCTCGGCGGCGACGGCACGGGCTGGCGGGTCAGGTACGTGCCGTTCAACGGCGGCGGCCCGGTGCCGGCGGACCTGGTCGCGCGCGGCGGGCGGCAGCGGGTCGTGGTCACGCTCGGCACGGCGCTGTCGCGGACGGCAGGCGCGCGGTACGTCGACCGGCTGACCGAGCAGGCGGCCACGGTGGACGCCGACTTCCTGCTCGCCCTCGGCGGCGCCGACCTCACGCCGCTGGGCGAACTGCCGCCCAACGTAAGGCCGCTGTCGGACTGGGTGCCGCTCGCCCAGCTGCTGGCCGGCTGCGACGCCGTGGTCCACCACGGCGGAGCGGGCACCATGATGGCGGCGGCGGCCGTCGGCATCCCGCAGCTGTTCCTGCCGAGTGGTGCCGACCACTTCACCAACGCCGCGGCCGCCGTTGCTCAGGGCTTCGCCCTGCGCGCCGAGCCCCAGATGGTGGACGGCGACCTGCTCGACACCCTCCTGAACGACGACTCCCTGCGCAAGGCCGCCCTTGCCATGCGTGACGAGATCGCCGCGCTCCCCTCCCCGGCCGACCTGGTGGGCGACATCGAGGACCTGGCGACGGCCGCGCGCTGA
- a CDS encoding TetR/AcrR family transcriptional regulator encodes MSQLIEQRSRKAARILDSARELVLDHGVRKVTVSEIARTAGVGKGTVYLYWAAKEDLILGLFARELLTFLDEIIARITADPATVLPRRLAPLLIRTGLGLPLGSRLKTGDGDLLRLLTRQAEDRDLFARVTPSSVCDAAMPIFRRRGLIRDDRPLASQAYAVHAVITGFGITMSDPTMAPPGVDDPAEVLADTVAQQLEPSVEPAEPAIATAADEVIAVLRESRDAVLELIESSQLAGE; translated from the coding sequence GTGAGCCAGCTGATCGAACAACGCTCGCGCAAGGCTGCCCGCATCCTGGACAGCGCGCGCGAGCTGGTGCTCGACCACGGCGTCCGCAAGGTCACCGTCAGCGAGATCGCTCGGACGGCCGGTGTCGGCAAAGGCACCGTCTACCTGTACTGGGCTGCCAAGGAGGACCTGATCCTCGGGCTGTTCGCGCGCGAACTGCTGACCTTCCTGGACGAGATCATTGCCCGCATCACCGCCGACCCCGCCACGGTACTGCCACGCCGCCTGGCCCCGTTGCTGATCCGCACCGGGCTGGGACTCCCGCTGGGGTCTCGTCTGAAGACCGGCGACGGCGACCTGCTGCGGTTGCTGACGCGGCAAGCCGAGGACCGGGACCTGTTCGCGCGCGTGACGCCCAGTTCGGTGTGCGACGCGGCCATGCCGATCTTCCGCCGACGCGGCCTGATCCGCGACGACCGCCCCTTGGCCAGCCAGGCCTACGCCGTGCACGCCGTGATCACCGGATTCGGCATCACCATGTCCGACCCAACCATGGCCCCACCCGGCGTCGACGACCCTGCCGAGGTCCTCGCCGACACTGTGGCCCAGCAGCTCGAACCGTCTGTCGAACCCGCCGAACCGGCCATCGCCACAGCCGCCGATGAGGTCATCGCAGTCTTGCGTGAAAGCAGGGACGCTGTGTTGGAGCTCATCGAGAGCAGTCAACTCGCCGGAGAATGA
- a CDS encoding SDR family NAD(P)-dependent oxidoreductase, producing the protein MSESLSVVVTGGNRGIGRAVAAEAVRRGHRVAIVARRPDEGAAVAREIGANLVVGDLSSARTARQAAAEITTTVPDIDILVHNAALWPGRRELNEDGFEQAFFTNHLAPFLMNHLLEERLRRVVQVSAGLYLRGKIDPDRTPTGEDFHSMRTYCNTKLANLLMVPLFAERWKDAGKTIDAVHPGVLRTGLGEHGRAAGLVANAAKRFWKSADEAAPAIVDLVTSKGTGRYFNKAKEEPLKGPARDTALAHRLWDDAAKTLDVA; encoded by the coding sequence ATGAGTGAATCGCTGAGTGTGGTAGTGACAGGTGGTAACCGCGGCATCGGGCGGGCCGTGGCGGCGGAGGCCGTCCGGCGGGGGCACCGGGTGGCGATCGTGGCAAGGCGGCCGGACGAGGGGGCGGCCGTCGCGCGTGAGATCGGGGCGAACCTCGTCGTCGGAGATCTGTCGTCTGCCCGGACGGCACGGCAGGCCGCGGCAGAGATCACCACTACCGTCCCCGACATCGACATACTCGTCCACAACGCGGCACTCTGGCCCGGCCGCCGCGAGCTCAACGAGGACGGGTTCGAGCAGGCGTTCTTCACGAATCATCTCGCGCCGTTCCTGATGAACCACCTGCTGGAGGAGCGGCTGCGCAGGGTCGTGCAGGTCAGCGCGGGCCTCTACCTCAGGGGAAAGATCGATCCCGACCGAACTCCGACCGGCGAGGACTTCCACTCCATGAGGACCTACTGCAACACCAAGCTGGCCAACCTGCTGATGGTCCCGCTGTTCGCCGAGCGGTGGAAGGACGCCGGGAAGACGATCGATGCCGTGCATCCCGGCGTCCTGCGGACCGGGCTCGGCGAGCACGGCCGGGCTGCAGGGCTGGTCGCCAACGCCGCCAAGCGATTCTGGAAGTCCGCCGACGAGGCAGCCCCAGCCATTGTTGACCTCGTGACATCCAAGGGCACGGGCCGGTACTTCAACAAGGCGAAGGAGGAACCGTTGAAGGGGCCTGCTCGCGACACCGCCCTCGCACACAGGCTCTGGGACGACGCCGCGAAGACCCTCGATGTCGCCTGA
- a CDS encoding FAD-dependent monooxygenase: MEDIEIQNSKERRALVVGLGVSGIATAVRLRQSGWTPVVIERSPARPPARGCGGLPRRNCCCGSARTGGYFVALFGGGRSPAQRLGILDYLSDRIPAGSASYDIDRVGNRRPGLGYGDLPGSPWMMVRGDVEEAAFTALPDDVEIRYSTVPSHIAQDADGVDVTMNNTADDTSVTERFDLVVGADGLRSTVRSLVFGPHEKYLHRLNYMAVAYQLPGPLSELHQDAGATLMEANRSMWLFPFAGSPQTVLLNYHTDDVDAEFKESPAQRVRAAFRAHRPLAGRGARRAGHRRGPVVRLGRADTDGHLASRPGRTRR, from the coding sequence GTGGAGGACATCGAGATACAGAACAGCAAGGAACGCCGGGCCCTCGTGGTCGGGCTCGGTGTCAGCGGAATCGCAACTGCTGTGCGACTGCGGCAGAGCGGATGGACGCCCGTCGTCATCGAGCGGTCGCCGGCCAGGCCCCCGGCACGGGGGTGCGGGGGCCTGCCTCGGCGGAACTGCTGCTGCGGGAGCGCGCGCACTGGCGGGTACTTCGTCGCACTGTTCGGTGGCGGCCGGTCCCCGGCGCAACGCCTGGGCATCCTCGACTATCTGAGCGACCGCATCCCCGCCGGCAGTGCCTCGTACGACATCGACCGCGTGGGGAACCGTCGGCCCGGCCTCGGCTATGGCGACCTGCCCGGCAGTCCCTGGATGATGGTGCGCGGCGACGTCGAGGAGGCCGCCTTCACGGCGCTCCCCGACGATGTCGAGATCCGTTACTCGACCGTGCCGTCCCACATCGCGCAGGACGCCGACGGCGTGGACGTCACGATGAACAACACCGCGGACGACACCTCGGTCACGGAGCGGTTCGATCTGGTGGTCGGCGCGGACGGGCTGCGCTCCACCGTGCGCTCCCTCGTGTTCGGACCGCACGAGAAGTACCTGCACCGGCTGAACTACATGGCGGTCGCCTACCAGCTTCCCGGCCCGCTCAGCGAACTCCATCAGGACGCCGGCGCCACCCTGATGGAGGCCAACCGGTCGATGTGGCTCTTCCCCTTCGCCGGCAGTCCGCAGACGGTGCTGCTCAACTACCACACCGATGACGTGGACGCCGAGTTCAAGGAGTCACCGGCCCAGCGCGTACGCGCGGCGTTCCGAGCCCACCGGCCGCTTGCTGGGCGAGGTGCTCGACGGGCTGGACACCGCCGAGGACCTGTTGTTCGACTCGGTCGAGCAGACACGGATGGACACCTGGCATCGCGGCCGGGTCGTACTCGTCGGTGA
- a CDS encoding bifunctional glycosyltransferase family 2/GtrA family protein, translating into MTHTSSSLRTVQRFQPASRAGAHGSTVTRTPTVEIVIPVYNEERALPGCVRTLHTRLRDELPYPWRITVADNASVDGTLAVARELCDELPGVGVVHLERKGRGLALRTAWGTSDADIVVYMDVDLSTGLDGLLPLIAPLASGHSDLAIGSRLAPGARTVRGPRRELISRCYNALIRLTHGARFSDAQCGFKAARTDVLRPLLAKTRDDAWFFDTELLLLAEHNGLRIHEVPVDWVEDVDTRVDVVGTATDDLKGLWRMARLKASGAARVPVPRRPEPAAEHPDAVLAPDAARSQLAWQISCFVLIGMASTAGQALLYWLLRGWWQPAAANFVSLLVLTLLNTEANRRLTFRYSADGVSAGRAHLGAGALFVLGYLITSAAVLLFRDAVPDASAAAETLVLAASSVLVTGIRFLVLRLAVFRSGTP; encoded by the coding sequence ATGACGCATACCAGCAGCAGCCTGCGTACGGTGCAGCGTTTTCAGCCGGCGTCGCGGGCCGGTGCCCACGGCTCGACCGTCACGCGCACGCCGACCGTCGAGATCGTCATCCCCGTCTACAACGAGGAACGCGCCCTGCCCGGCTGCGTCCGAACCCTGCACACCCGTCTGCGTGACGAGTTGCCCTACCCGTGGCGGATCACCGTGGCGGACAACGCCAGCGTCGACGGCACCCTGGCCGTGGCCCGGGAGCTCTGTGACGAACTGCCCGGTGTCGGCGTCGTCCACTTGGAACGCAAGGGCCGCGGTCTGGCGCTGCGCACCGCCTGGGGGACGAGCGACGCCGACATCGTCGTCTACATGGACGTCGACCTGTCGACCGGCCTCGACGGACTGCTGCCACTCATCGCCCCGCTGGCCAGCGGCCACTCCGACCTCGCCATCGGCAGCCGTCTCGCCCCCGGTGCCCGCACCGTGCGCGGCCCTCGCCGCGAGTTGATCTCGCGCTGCTACAACGCGCTGATCCGGCTCACTCACGGCGCTCGTTTCAGTGACGCCCAGTGCGGATTCAAGGCCGCCCGTACCGACGTGCTCCGCCCACTCCTGGCGAAGACCCGGGACGACGCGTGGTTCTTCGACACCGAACTCCTGCTGCTCGCCGAGCACAACGGACTACGCATCCACGAAGTCCCCGTGGACTGGGTGGAGGACGTCGATACCCGGGTGGACGTCGTCGGCACCGCCACCGACGACCTCAAAGGCCTGTGGCGCATGGCCCGGCTCAAGGCGTCGGGCGCCGCCCGCGTCCCGGTGCCGCGCCGCCCGGAACCCGCCGCCGAGCACCCCGACGCCGTCCTGGCCCCGGACGCCGCCCGCTCCCAACTCGCCTGGCAGATCAGCTGCTTCGTCCTCATCGGTATGGCCTCGACTGCGGGACAGGCCCTCCTGTACTGGCTGCTGCGCGGCTGGTGGCAGCCCGCCGCCGCCAACTTCGTCTCGCTCCTGGTACTCACCCTCCTCAACACCGAGGCCAACCGCCGCCTCACCTTCCGCTACTCCGCCGACGGTGTCAGTGCGGGGCGGGCGCACCTGGGCGCCGGAGCGCTGTTCGTCCTCGGGTATCTGATCACCTCGGCCGCGGTGCTGCTCTTCCGCGACGCCGTACCGGACGCGTCGGCCGCCGCCGAGACGCTCGTGCTCGCCGCCTCCTCGGTCCTGGTGACCGGCATCCGCTTCCTGGTGCTGCGGCTGGCCGTCTTCCGCAGCGGCACCCCCTGA
- a CDS encoding glycosyltransferase family 39 protein: MTHTTETQPSTVVRLPVTGHALPRWAAPAALAAILLLSALLYGWALGSLGWGNSYYSAAVKSMGQGWTNFLFGSFDPAGVITVDKPPAALWPQVVSSKIFGLHGWALILPQVVEGVAAVLVLHRTVRRWAGEGAALLAALVMTLTPITVAINRDNNPDTLLVLFLVSAAYALTRALQTDSGRRSTWWLCASGFLIGCGFLTKMMAAWMVLPALAAAWLVGATGTWLVRVGRLLIAGAVCAVSSLWWVAMVAWWPGEQPYIGGSTDGGAWDLVTGYNGLGRVFGESTSTGGMGNFGGTFGGEAGLLRLFNDQVAGQISWLLPVSAVALVVAVAGTVLRRRGSGSAGEALAGSGWVLWGTWLLVCGLVFSSQEGVFHPYYTTQLAPAVAALTAGLVTALARAHRAGARWALPVGAGTVLVTVGWAAVVIRRVPSWNGWLAWVVLLLGLVAVALLIAAWRTVRLVPVALGGALLAVLLAPGAWAVSVPGGSGSALSGGNPTAGPATMSFGGSGGGLPEGLELPEGVELPEGLGQGGSGMPGGTSGEPPEGMPSGAPTDMPGAPGAGGGDGSGSTGGSMPSVPGSGGGSGSGSRGGIGGFGGTTLSSEQRKILDYATEHSVDARITLAVEGGSMGSATFILNSDATVIGMGGFSGSDNAPSVQQLRKWTKSGELRYVLGSDSGSSGGLGALMGGADSAASQRSTWISENCTRVPAKEYGGSTSGSGGGDSAAGGMMGLTATTLYDCAANSTTQ, translated from the coding sequence ATGACCCACACCACCGAGACGCAGCCGAGCACCGTCGTGCGCCTGCCCGTCACAGGACACGCCCTGCCGCGCTGGGCAGCCCCCGCCGCCCTGGCCGCGATCCTGCTCCTGTCCGCCCTGCTGTACGGCTGGGCCCTCGGCTCGCTCGGCTGGGGCAACAGCTACTACTCGGCCGCCGTGAAGTCGATGGGCCAGGGCTGGACCAACTTCTTGTTCGGTTCCTTCGACCCGGCCGGAGTCATCACGGTCGACAAGCCACCGGCCGCACTCTGGCCGCAGGTCGTCAGCAGCAAGATCTTCGGCCTGCACGGGTGGGCGCTGATCCTGCCCCAGGTGGTGGAGGGTGTCGCCGCCGTCCTGGTGCTGCACCGTACGGTCCGGCGCTGGGCGGGCGAGGGCGCGGCGCTGCTCGCGGCCCTGGTAATGACGCTGACGCCGATCACCGTGGCGATCAACCGGGACAACAACCCCGACACGCTGCTGGTGCTGTTCCTGGTGTCCGCCGCATACGCGCTGACCCGCGCCCTGCAGACCGACTCGGGCCGGCGTTCCACGTGGTGGCTGTGCGCGAGCGGGTTCCTGATCGGCTGCGGGTTCCTCACGAAGATGATGGCGGCCTGGATGGTGCTCCCGGCCCTCGCCGCGGCCTGGCTGGTCGGCGCGACGGGGACCTGGCTGGTGCGTGTCGGGCGGCTGCTGATCGCCGGTGCCGTGTGCGCGGTCTCCTCGCTGTGGTGGGTGGCGATGGTCGCCTGGTGGCCCGGTGAGCAGCCGTACATCGGCGGCAGCACCGACGGCGGCGCCTGGGACCTGGTGACCGGCTACAACGGGCTCGGCCGGGTCTTCGGCGAGAGCACGAGCACCGGCGGCATGGGCAACTTCGGCGGCACCTTCGGCGGCGAGGCGGGGCTGCTGCGGCTGTTCAACGATCAGGTGGCCGGGCAGATCAGCTGGCTGCTGCCGGTGAGCGCGGTGGCCCTGGTCGTCGCGGTGGCAGGGACGGTGCTGCGCCGGCGCGGCAGCGGCTCGGCGGGCGAGGCCCTGGCGGGCTCCGGGTGGGTGCTGTGGGGGACCTGGCTGCTGGTGTGTGGCCTGGTGTTCTCCAGTCAGGAGGGCGTCTTCCACCCGTACTACACGACCCAACTGGCCCCCGCCGTAGCCGCGTTGACTGCGGGTCTGGTGACTGCGCTGGCGCGGGCGCACCGGGCCGGGGCGCGCTGGGCACTGCCGGTCGGCGCCGGGACCGTGCTGGTGACCGTGGGATGGGCCGCCGTCGTGATCCGCCGGGTTCCGTCCTGGAACGGGTGGCTGGCCTGGGTCGTGCTGCTGCTGGGACTCGTCGCCGTCGCACTGCTGATCGCCGCGTGGCGGACGGTTCGCCTGGTGCCGGTCGCCCTGGGCGGTGCGCTGCTGGCGGTCCTGCTCGCGCCGGGCGCGTGGGCGGTGAGCGTGCCGGGCGGGTCGGGGTCAGCGTTGAGCGGGGGCAACCCGACGGCCGGGCCGGCGACGATGTCGTTCGGCGGGAGCGGCGGCGGGCTGCCTGAGGGGCTCGAGTTGCCCGAAGGCGTCGAGTTGCCGGAGGGCCTCGGCCAAGGCGGGTCGGGAATGCCCGGCGGGACGTCGGGCGAGCCACCCGAGGGTATGCCTTCCGGGGCGCCCACCGACATGCCCGGGGCCCCCGGCGCGGGCGGAGGGGACGGCTCGGGCTCCACGGGAGGCTCCATGCCCTCCGTCCCCGGAAGCGGCGGCGGGAGCGGCTCGGGCAGCCGAGGCGGCATCGGAGGCTTCGGTGGCACGACCCTCAGCTCCGAGCAGCGCAAGATTCTCGACTACGCCACCGAGCACTCCGTCGACGCCCGCATCACCCTCGCGGTCGAAGGCGGATCCATGGGGTCGGCCACGTTCATCCTGAACAGTGACGCCACGGTCATCGGTATGGGCGGCTTCAGCGGCAGCGACAACGCGCCTTCCGTGCAGCAGCTGCGGAAGTGGACCAAGAGCGGCGAACTGCGCTACGTCCTCGGCTCCGACTCCGGCTCCTCCGGCGGCTTGGGCGCTCTGATGGGCGGCGCGGACAGCGCGGCATCCCAGCGGTCGACGTGGATCAGCGAGAACTGCACGAGGGTGCCCGCGAAGGAGTACGGCGGCAGCACCAGCGGCTCTGGCGGCGGCGACTCAGCCGCTGGCGGCATGATGGGCCTTACGGCCACCACCTTGTACGACTGCGCCGCCAACAGCACCACCCAGTAG
- a CDS encoding response regulator transcription factor, which yields MPEPPSAPAPHRLLVVEDDPGIRMLLESALRLSGYEVAGAATGQDALRDIEGLRPDLVLLDVMLPDLDGLEVTRSLRAAGVRTPVLFLTARGEVTDRIAGLAAGGDDYVTKPFSIEEVLLRIRAILRRTDPDHLPATEGAGSGILRFADLELDENAHEVYRAGEYIPLSPTEFNLLAYLMENASRVVSKTKILNHVWGYDFAGDGRIVETYVKYLRRKIDRFDPPLLHTVRGVGYCLRLPRGHHATGTDR from the coding sequence ATGCCCGAACCGCCCTCCGCCCCTGCTCCGCACCGCCTCCTGGTGGTCGAGGACGACCCCGGCATCCGCATGCTGCTCGAGTCGGCGCTGCGACTGTCGGGCTACGAGGTCGCCGGCGCCGCCACCGGGCAGGACGCCCTGCGGGACATCGAGGGCCTGCGCCCCGACCTGGTGCTGCTGGACGTGATGCTGCCCGACCTGGACGGCCTCGAGGTCACCCGCAGCCTGCGGGCGGCCGGCGTGCGGACACCGGTACTGTTCCTCACGGCCCGCGGTGAGGTCACCGACCGCATCGCGGGCCTGGCCGCGGGCGGCGACGACTACGTGACCAAGCCGTTCAGCATCGAGGAGGTGCTGCTGCGCATCCGCGCCATCCTGCGCCGGACCGACCCCGACCACCTGCCGGCCACCGAGGGCGCCGGCAGCGGGATCCTGCGCTTCGCCGACCTGGAGCTGGACGAGAACGCCCATGAGGTGTACCGGGCCGGCGAGTACATCCCGCTGTCTCCGACCGAGTTCAACCTGCTCGCCTACCTGATGGAGAACGCCAGCCGGGTGGTGAGCAAGACGAAGATCCTCAACCATGTGTGGGGGTACGACTTCGCCGGCGACGGCCGCATCGTGGAGACCTACGTCAAGTACCTGCGCCGCAAGATCGATCGCTTCGATCCGCCCCTGCTGCACACCGTGCGCGGGGTCGGTTACTGCCTGCGGCTTCCCCGGGGCCACCATGCGACAGGGACCGACCGGTGA